CAGAGCGCGGTTGGAGCAGATGACGGAGAAGGAGCGCGAGCAGGAGCTATTCAACAGGATTGAGAAGAGAGAGGTGCTCAAGAGACGGTGAGACACCAGCCGTCACACGgcgtccattttatttttattttttgtttagcatttttgttttattaataataaaaaacctGATTTTGATCATGTTAAAATAGTAGTGTAAATGtaaattattgttttattttattaaattttattttatgatattGTAGTTACAAAATaagtgaattttattttattttttttgaagttttttttttaaacaaaaatgtacCAATAAGATATACCCTTAGAGTAACATATTGATAAGTGGTATTATTATTAAGGGTAGTAATATCATGAACATTTTAATGAGACCCATCCCTCGTAATCAGTCTCTGAGTAAATGTTGATCTTGAGCAAAAATATCGTGAAagaggacaccccccccccccccccccgtggcctGCACTTTGTTTGATGAAACCCCCCttcctcctttaaaaaaaaaacagttcaattGTAACGTCTCGGTAAATAAAGGTGTATTCACTTGGCATGTGTTTGGAAAAGGTTTGAAATCAAGAAGAAGCTGAAGACGgcaaagaagaaggagaaagaggagaagaagaagaagcaggaagAAGAGCAGGAAAAACGCAAGCTATCTCAGGTTCAAGACACACAAGTGGTGAGTCCCAAACCAAGCAAGTTTATGGTGGACCTGCAGTGTTAAGGCCCATTATGTACGTCAACCACCTCTCTGCAATTATGGAAATAAaccacaagtaaaaaaaaacaaaaaaaaaaacaaagaagccaTCTTGCAAAATAGAAACTACTAAGTgactaatagaaaaaaaaagtttgaggcgCTCATGTTACGTCTTCCAACACGTCTCTAGGTGATGTCACATAACAAGGAGCGACGGTCCAAACGGGATGAGAAACTTGACAAAAAGTCTCAAGCTATGGAAGAGCTGAAAGCTGAgcgagagaagaagaagaacaaaactGGTCAGTGGCATCCGAGGTTGTTCTTGTGGCCCGTTTTTGTgggggtgtttgtgtgtcttttagAGTTGGCCGGTTCTGATTTTGTAATGGGAAATTGGGCACAATCACTATTTCAGCTGATCTGTACtgggtgaaaaaatatatattaattttttttttggggggggggctatttttGGGCTCACTCGCATTGTAACGTGTGTATTTGTAGACGCAAATAGTGGCAATTAAATAAGTACCGTATATTATTGACATTTGTTGTCCCATTCGCCAAGCAGCAGAACTCTTGGCCAAACGCGAGCCCCTGAAAACCAGCGAGGTGTACTCCgacgacgaagaggaggaagaggaggaagatgacgaCAAGTCGTCCGTCAAGAGCGACCGGAGTTCGCGCTCTTCTTCgttcgacgacgacgacgagtgaGTTTCATCGCTTAGCCTCCCCCCTGCTGAGCAAAGTGCTTTTTGCGTGTCGACTTAGCACGAGCGTCTCTGTTTGACAGAAAAGAAGAAACGCCGCCTAAATCGCAGCCCGTGTCGCTACCTGATGAGCTCAATCGGATCCGCCTATCGCGACACAAGCTGGAGCGCTGGTGCCACATGCCCTTTTTTGCCAAAACCGTCACCGGGTGCTTCGTGAGGATCGGCATCGGGAACAGCAGCAGTAAACCAGTCTACAgggtaaagcaaaaaaaaaaaaaaaagcttgtcaaTTGTCACTAATGGTTGGATTATTTTTCTCCACGGTCAGCAGAGGGAGGGTCTCTTCACTTCTCggaatttcatttattttctcaatTGGAGTGCAGTTAGTCCATAAGTGGCTCTTTCAGAAGCTACAAGTTGTTCCCTTGTCCAGAAATTGCTAAATGATGTTATTGGATGGAAAACAAAGAACATTCAATTTGAAGCATTAACTATTGAACAAAACCCTTTTTACAAAGCCAGACAAATAACAAAGAatcaaaaaataatcatttacaaAATTTTCAGTTGGCCTGTAGGGTCCGCAATATGGCCAAACGGAAcaatttaatattcattcattcattcattcattcatcttccataccgcttgatcctcactagggtcgcggggggtgctggagcccatcccagccgtctccgggcagtaggcgggggacaccctgaattggttgccagccaatcacagggcacacagagacgaacaaccatccgcgctcacactcacacctagggacaatttcgagtgttcaatcagcctgccacgcatgtttttggaatgtgggaggaaaccggagcacccggagaaaacccacgcaggcccggggagaagatgcaaactccacacagggaggccggagctggaatcgaacccggtacctctgcactgtgaagccgacgtgctaaccacttgactaccgggccgcccacaatttGATATAAACAGTATATATTGACATTGAAAGAGCTGAAATTGTAATTttaaccccacaaaaaaaacccaacagatTTCTAATGTACTTCCAAAATTGTGTGTGCTAAGGTTGCTGAAATTATGGACGTGGTGGAGACGGCAAAAGTTTACCAACTGGGCACGACGCGGACAAACAAAGGATTACAATTACGGTGGGTAATCTAGTCGCATTGTGGTATCGTATTAAACTACTGCGgtcatttttttacacatcTTGCTTTGTGAGCAAATGTTTAAGTTTGCACAATgtcaaattccattttttttcaagtaccaCGACTGCTGAGAGCAGTTTTTCCAACTAAAACGCGTAACGGATTAATGGCGttaccattcatttcaattggcaaAGATGTTTTGAGTTACAAACATGGTCATCGAGCGAATTCATTACGAAAGTCAAGGCACCATTTTAAAGGTTGAGCAGAACGCGACAGTCGTGATGTTATCCTATCATTGTATTCCTCAGGCACGGCGGCGACATGCGCGTCTTCCGGCTGGAGTTTGTGTCCAATCAGGAGTTCACAGAAAATGAGTTCATGAAGTGGAAAGAAGCGGTGAGCAGATACTCGTACGAATGACAAAGGCCGCTGCTACGACCAAACGTGGTTTCATCATTCTCGCCGTGTCCGCCTCGTTTGCAGATGATTGTTGCCGGCATGCAAGTGCCAACGCTGGACGAGATCACCAAAAAGGAGCAgaccatcaaagaagccatgAACTACAAATTCAATGACAAAGACATAGAGGATGTCAGtctctcttttttaatttttttttttttacgcactCACGATCATTTTCTAACCTCCAGTGACTAAAACCACCATCGCCCACTCACCGTCTCTCTCGCTTGTTGTTCTCTTTTGCTGCAGATCGTCAAAGAGAAGGACCGATTCCGAAAAGCGCCACCAAACTACGCCATGAAGAAAACTCAGTTACTTAAAGATAAGGTAAACAAGTCACATCACATGCTTTAAATGACTCGGTGTCGTCACTAGGGCTGTCGCAAATGAGCCCTTTTTTGTGGAAATATCATacaccagggcggcccggtagccaagtggttagcacgtcggcttcacagtgcagaggtaccgggttcgattccagctccggcctccctgtgtggagtgtgcatgttctccccggggctgcgtgggttttctccgggtgctccggtttcctcccacattccaaaaacatggcaggctgattgaacactctaaattgtcccgaggtgtgagtgtgagtgcgaatggttggcaaccgattcggggtgtcccccgcctactgcccgaagacagctgggataggctccagcaccccccgcgaccctagtgaggatcaagcggctcggaagatgaatgaatgaatgaatgacacacCAGAGATGTATTGATTTTACATTAAATTGAAAATTAcacgaaggattttttttttccccctttgaagGCCATGGCGGAGGAGAGCGGTGACGGCGACAAAGTGAAAGTCATCCAGGATGAGTTGAATGAGCTGGAGGAGCGAGCAGAGGCGCTGGACAGGCAGAGAACCAAGAATATCTCCGCCATTAGGTTTGAAGACTTTCACACGTTCATTCAGTCGTCCCCCGCCCTCTCAAACATATTTGGCACTGTTGTGTATTTTATTGTGCAGCTACATTAATCAGCGAAACAGAAGTTGGAACATTGTCGAGTCGGAAAAAGCTCTGGTGGTAAGTTACCTCGTCGCAGAAAATTCGTTCCAACAAAAAGACTGAGCAGCAACACTGAAATTGTGTGTTCCTATAGGCCGAGGGACAAAATGCCAAAAACCAACAAATGGACCCGTTCACCCGGAGACAATGCAAACCCACCATGGTGTCCAATGTAAGGCTTCTATATTTATGCAACACTGCTgctgaatatatatattatgtattCATATTTGTGGGGCCTGTTCACACTTGGTCTTGTGTGTGTTCCAAAGGCCAGAGACCCGTCAGTGCACGCCGCCATTCTTGCTCACCTGAACCAGAAGTATGGCTCTGGATCCTCGCCGGACCCTTCTGCTCTTGAGAAGAACAAGCAGGTCAGAGTCACTTAGAGACGGGGAAAAACCTGTGTACCAAGTGGGCAACGCGAACGTGGCTgtcgccccccgcccctcccccccaatcGCACTTTGCGAATAACGCACGCCTCATTTTCCAAAGGGTCCCACGGACACGAAGGACAAAGACGTAACAAAGCCAACCACTGACCTCTCTGAAGACTTATTCAAAGTTCATGATTTCGATGTAAAGATTGACCTTCAAGTTCCTAATGCAGGTGAGACGGCTGACCGACCCACACCACCTTTTTTTGCCCAATGTCCGCTATGCTAATGTTTATCATTTTCCCCTCGTGCCACACACCAGAAGCAAATTCTCTGTCGGTGAGCTCGAACGCACTCCCGGTGAAAGACGGTGCCCCCCGGCGATCGCTCAACCTTGAGGATTACAAGAAGAGGAGGGGGCTCATTTGAAGACCACCGTGCTGCATGAGGAACAGGCTGTGAAaggacgtgtgtgcgtgtgggtgtgagtgagtTAATTGGAGGTGTGCGTGTGCGACAACAGACTTTTTATCAAAGGACATACTGATCCACATGTttttctcaatgttttttttccccctcaaatcctctgagattttcttttctccccaAAAACTCACTGGCGCTGGACTACACTATACTCCATTTTTGTTTAAAGTTACTGGACACTTACCATGTTTTGACCAGCAGTTAAGATACATCTTCTATACTCCCTTTTCACGATGCCCGTCCTCCATGTTTGTCAAGTATCTCCCTAAATTTAAATGAGCTGGTACGGTTGGGTACATT
This sequence is a window from Hippocampus zosterae strain Florida chromosome 14, ASM2543408v3, whole genome shotgun sequence. Protein-coding genes within it:
- the rtf1 gene encoding RNA polymerase-associated protein RTF1 homolog, with the translated sequence MVNVKKRKGRVVIDSDSEDSASDDNLDQELLSLAKRKRVDSGEQEEPVSKPAASSDSETSDSDDEWTVGGTKGKKKVKQSKGPEKKNATKKKLHKSTASGSSDGGSSGESSAPEEGEVSDSDSNSSSSSSDSDSSEDDVFRDGYDDDLMGDAEDRARLEQMTEKEREQELFNRIEKREVLKRRFEIKKKLKTAKKKEKEEKKKKQEEEQEKRKLSQVQDTQVVMSHNKERRSKRDEKLDKKSQAMEELKAEREKKKNKTAELLAKREPLKTSEVYSDDEEEEEEEDDDKSSVKSDRSSRSSSFDDDDEKEETPPKSQPVSLPDELNRIRLSRHKLERWCHMPFFAKTVTGCFVRIGIGNSSSKPVYRVAEIMDVVETAKVYQLGTTRTNKGLQLRHGGDMRVFRLEFVSNQEFTENEFMKWKEAMIVAGMQVPTLDEITKKEQTIKEAMNYKFNDKDIEDIVKEKDRFRKAPPNYAMKKTQLLKDKAMAEESGDGDKVKVIQDELNELEERAEALDRQRTKNISAISYINQRNRSWNIVESEKALVAEGQNAKNQQMDPFTRRQCKPTMVSNARDPSVHAAILAHLNQKYGSGSSPDPSALEKNKQGPTDTKDKDVTKPTTDLSEDLFKVHDFDVKIDLQVPNAEANSLSVSSNALPVKDGAPRRSLNLEDYKKRRGLI